The following is a genomic window from Deltaproteobacteria bacterium.
CGATCGTTCTCCATGAGCTCGCCCACGGCTGGGTGGCCGATAAAATGGGAGATTCGACCGCCCGGTGGCTGGGGCGACTGAGCCTGAACCCCTTAAAGCATCTTGATCCTATTGGAACTCTCATGCTCTTCATTTTTGGGTTCGGCTGGGCCAAACCGGTTCCGGTGAATTTTAACAACCTTCATGACCAACGCAAAGGAATGATTTTGGTGTCGGCTGCGGGGATTGTGACCAATACTCTGCTGGCTTTCATCTCTCTTTTCCTCCTGCAACTGATCAATCCCGCCCCTTTTGGGGCCATGGCCACCTTCCTGATCTACATGGCCCAAATCAACATCATGCTAGCCGCTTTTAACCTCATTCCCATCCCTCCTTTGGATGGTTCCAAGATCCTCCTGGGCTTCTCCTCCGCTCAATTCCAGTATTCTCTGGCCCGCCTGGAACCGTACGGATTTTTTATCATCATCGGCCTGCTCTACCTGGGCATCCTCAACCCGTTGATCTCTCTTTTCGAGTGGTTTATCACCGGCTTCATCAGCCTCCTTCTCCCTTGAGCGGGCTGTCCAGTGGGAGAGGGATAGAATGGCCTGGTCCTTTACGGTCCTCGGCGGTGGGCAAGAAATAGGGGCCAATTCTTATCTTCTGGAGATTAACGATGTTTCTCTTCTCCTGGATGCCGGCCTTCATCCGAAAAAGTACGGCCAGGAGAGTCTCCCCGATTACGGATGGATATCCGGAGAATT
Proteins encoded in this region:
- a CDS encoding site-2 protease family protein, whose protein sequence is MGLIGLLFKNPGAFILLVIPLLYSIVLHELAHGWVADKMGDSTARWLGRLSLNPLKHLDPIGTLMLFIFGFGWAKPVPVNFNNLHDQRKGMILVSAAGIVTNTLLAFISLFLLQLINPAPFGAMATFLIYMAQINIMLAAFNLIPIPPLDGSKILLGFSSAQFQYSLARLEPYGFFIIIGLLYLGILNPLISLFEWFITGFISLLLP